In Eschrichtius robustus isolate mEscRob2 chromosome 2, mEscRob2.pri, whole genome shotgun sequence, a single window of DNA contains:
- the GZMM gene encoding granzyme M, with product MEAPRSPMLLLLAVLGALWAGGNTFETHIIGGREAAPNSHPYMVSLQKSGSHLCGGVLVHRQWVLTAAHCLTHPTQLLRLVLGLHVLGDPGLTCRIREVVLHPEYKPAPHLKNDLALVKLDGKVKPSKTIRPLALPRGRQAVAAGARCSVAGWGLTHQGGQLARALQELDMHVLDAKMCNNSRFWHGGISPRMICLAAHSKNQAPCKGDSGGPIMCSRGQVAGILSFSSKVCTDIFRPPVATAVAPYTSWIKKIIGH from the exons gaGGCAACACGTTTGAGACCCACATCATTGGGGGTCGAGAGGCTGCCCCCAACTCACACCCATACATGGTCTCGCTGCAGAAATCCGGCTCCCACCTGTGTGGAGGGGTCCTCGTGCACCGGCAGTGGGTGTTGACAGCTGCCCACTGCCTGACCCATCC GACACAGCTGCTGAGGCTGGTGCTGGGGCTCCACGTGCTCGGAGACCCTGGCCTTACCTGCCGCATCAGGGAGGTGGTCCTGCACCCCGAATACAAGCCAGCCCCCCATCTGAAGAATGACCTCGCGCTGGTTAAG CTGGATGGGAAGGTGAAGCCCAGCAAGACCATCCGGCCCCTGGCCTTGCCCCGAGGACGCCAGGCagtggccgcaggagcgcggtgCAGCGTGGCTGGCTGGGGTCTGACCCACCAGGGTGGGCAGCTGGCCAGGGCGCTGCAGGAGCTGGACATGCATGTGCTGGACGCCAAGATGTGCAACAACAGTCGGTTTTGGCACGGTGGCATCAGCCCCCGCATGATCTGCCTGGCGGCCCACTCCAAGAACCAGGCCCCCTGCAAG GGGGACTCGGGAGGACCCATAATGTGCAGCAGAGGCCAAGTGGCTGGAATCCTGTCCTTCAGCTCTAAGGTCTGCACCGACATCTTCAGACCCCCCGTGGCCACCGCCGTGGCCCCCTATACGTCCTGGATCAAGAAGATCATCGGCCACTAG